The genomic region GCTGTCGCCGGTGTAAGAGAAGCCCTTGCCATCGGTACCCACGCGGTTCACCGCCGCCACATAACAGAGATTCTCGATCGCCCGGGCCGGCAACAGACGATTCCAGTGCAAACGCCGCGCCCCCGGCCAGTTCGCGGTATAGAGCAACAGGTCGGTGTCGTGGGCATCGCGGCTCCACACCGGGAAGCGCAGGTCGTAGCAGATCAGCGGACGGACCCGCCAGCCCTTGAGTTCGAACTGCACCTGGCGCTCGCCCGGGGTGTAATGATTGTGCTCACCCGCCATGCGGAACAGATGGCGCTTGTCATAATGCCAGACCTCGCCATCCGGACGCGCCCACAACAGGCGGTTGCGGTGGCTACCATCAGTGGCATGCACGATCACGCTGCCGGTGACCACCGCATCGAGTTTTTTCGCCTGGCCGCGCAACCAGTGGGTGGTCGGGCCCTCTTCCGACTCAGCCAGGGTCCGGGACTCCATGGAAAAGCCGGTGGTGAACATTTCCGGCAGGATGATCAGATCAGCCCCCCGGGCCTGTTCCAGCAACACCTCGAAATGCTCCAGGTTGGCCTGGCGGTCGTGCCAGACCAGAGAGGTTTGCACCAGGGCCAACTTGAGGTCGGGCAATGCACTCAGATCACGCATAGTTTCTCCGCAGCTTCACGCAGCGTCTCCTCGCGTTTGGCAAAACACAGGCGGACCAGACGCTGGCCCTCCGGCGGCGTCTGGTAGAACACCGACACCGGGATCGCCGCCACGCCATGTTCACGGGTCATCCACATTGCCATGTCGATGTCATTCAGGTCCGGGCGGATCTGCGAATAATCGACCAACTGAAAGTAGGTACCGGCGACTCGCTTGAAGCTGAAACGCGACCGGCTGAGCAGGTCGCAAAACAGGTCGCGCTTGTTCTGGTAGAACGCCGGCAGGCGCTGCACATGCCCGGGATCCGCTTCCATGTAGTCGGCCAGGGCGTACTGCAGCGGGGTCACGCCGCAGAAACTGACGTACTGGTGCACCTTGCGCAGCTCCGCACTCAGGGCCGGCGGCGCGATCACATAACCGGTCTTCCAGCCAGT from Pseudomonas asplenii harbors:
- a CDS encoding amidohydrolase encodes the protein MRDLSALPDLKLALVQTSLVWHDRQANLEHFEVLLEQARGADLIILPEMFTTGFSMESRTLAESEEGPTTHWLRGQAKKLDAVVTGSVIVHATDGSHRNRLLWARPDGEVWHYDKRHLFRMAGEHNHYTPGERQVQFELKGWRVRPLICYDLRFPVWSRDAHDTDLLLYTANWPGARRLHWNRLLPARAIENLCYVAAVNRVGTDGKGFSYTGDSQVLDFQGESLLGAGEADGVFQVSLSAAELAAYRERFPANLDADTFEFT